A genomic window from Candidatus Denitrolinea symbiosum includes:
- a CDS encoding low-specificity L-threonine aldolase, whose translation MNPTDLRSDTLTHPTPAMREAMAKAPVGDDVYAEDPTVNRLQELAAARTGKEAALYVPSGAMGNLASILAHCQRGDEVMLGDKSHTFLYEAGGISALGGIHSRQLPNQPDGSLLLSDLEAGLRGTDSHYPPSRLISLENTHNRCGGVFQPPRYFQQVGEFAQQHGLKIHLDGARIFNAAAAQNVDVKAFAQHVDSLTFCLSKGLAAPVGSVICGTREFIQRAHRQRKLLGGGMRQAGILAAAGIVALETMVDRLSEDHARARALAQRLEKMRGLIVNTSSTNMVFVSLADSVPLSAKEVAEKLKALGVLVGVTDSRQFRLVTHYEVNDADVERAASAFAEVLQA comes from the coding sequence ATGAACCCCACAGACCTCCGCTCCGATACCCTCACCCACCCCACCCCCGCCATGCGCGAAGCCATGGCCAAAGCCCCCGTCGGCGACGACGTATACGCCGAAGACCCCACCGTCAACCGCCTGCAAGAACTCGCCGCCGCCCGCACAGGCAAAGAAGCCGCCCTCTACGTCCCAAGCGGCGCCATGGGCAACCTCGCCTCCATCCTCGCCCACTGCCAGCGCGGCGACGAAGTCATGCTCGGCGACAAATCCCACACCTTCCTCTACGAAGCGGGAGGCATCTCCGCGTTGGGCGGAATTCACTCTCGACAACTGCCGAACCAACCCGACGGCTCGCTTCTCCTCTCCGACCTCGAAGCGGGGTTGCGCGGAACCGATTCGCATTACCCGCCCTCGCGCCTCATCTCGCTCGAAAACACCCACAACCGCTGCGGCGGAGTCTTCCAACCCCCCCGCTATTTCCAACAAGTCGGCGAATTTGCCCAACAGCACGGACTCAAAATCCACCTCGACGGAGCGCGCATCTTCAACGCCGCCGCCGCCCAAAACGTGGACGTGAAAGCCTTCGCCCAACACGTCGACTCGCTCACCTTCTGCCTCAGCAAAGGACTCGCCGCCCCCGTCGGCTCCGTCATCTGCGGAACGCGCGAATTCATCCAGCGCGCCCACCGTCAACGCAAACTCCTCGGCGGCGGAATGCGCCAGGCGGGAATCCTCGCCGCCGCAGGCATCGTCGCCCTCGAGACGATGGTAGACCGCCTCAGCGAAGATCACGCTCGGGCCCGCGCCCTCGCCCAACGTCTGGAAAAGATGCGAGGGCTTATCGTCAATACCTCATCTACCAACATGGTCTTCGTCTCGCTCGCAGATTCCGTCCCCCTCTCGGCAAAAGAAGTGGCCGAAAAACTGAAAGCGCTCGGCGTCCTCGTCGGCGTCACTGACTCGCGCCAATTCCGCCTCGTCACGCACTACGAAGTGAACGACGCCGACGTGGAACGCGCCGCCTCCGCTTTCGCCGAAGTCCTGCAAGCCTAA
- a CDS encoding purine-nucleoside phosphorylase gives MFEIITMQQIEEVADALRSRLDAVPRAGLILGSGLNALAESVENARLVPFREIPHWPLSTVQGHSGQLVIGRLEGQPVFVLQGRVHYYEGYHMTQVTLPVRVMQLLKIETLIVTNAAGGINPDFSPGDVMLITDHLNLAGMSGLNPLIGPNLDELGPRFPDMSQAYDRVHLERARDAARAAGIQLREGVYAGLSGPSFETPADLRFLRVAGADAVGMSTVPEVTVARHGGQRVLGLSGISNKANLDGSTVTTHEEVMEAGRVITPKMEKIIRGVLRVL, from the coding sequence ATGTTTGAGATCATTACAATGCAACAGATCGAAGAGGTGGCCGACGCGCTGCGTTCTCGCCTCGATGCCGTCCCGCGCGCGGGGCTGATCCTCGGTTCGGGTTTGAACGCCCTGGCCGAATCGGTGGAAAACGCGCGTCTCGTCCCCTTTCGCGAAATTCCCCATTGGCCGTTGTCCACAGTCCAGGGACACAGCGGCCAGCTGGTGATCGGCAGGCTCGAGGGCCAGCCGGTCTTCGTGTTGCAGGGACGCGTCCATTATTATGAAGGCTATCACATGACGCAGGTCACGCTGCCAGTGCGCGTGATGCAGCTGCTCAAGATCGAGACGCTGATCGTGACCAACGCCGCCGGCGGCATCAATCCCGACTTCTCGCCGGGCGACGTGATGCTCATCACCGACCATCTCAACCTGGCGGGGATGTCGGGACTGAACCCGCTCATCGGTCCAAACCTGGACGAACTGGGGCCGCGCTTTCCCGACATGAGCCAGGCCTACGACCGCGTCCACCTGGAGCGGGCGCGGGACGCGGCCAGGGCCGCGGGCATCCAGCTCCGCGAGGGAGTCTACGCCGGGTTGAGCGGTCCCTCCTTCGAGACGCCCGCCGACCTGCGCTTCCTGCGCGTCGCGGGCGCGGACGCGGTGGGCATGTCCACCGTCCCCGAAGTGACCGTCGCCCGTCACGGCGGGCAGCGCGTGCTGGGGCTTTCGGGCATCAGCAACAAGGCCAACCTCGACGGCTCCACCGTCACCACCCACGAGGAAGTGATGGAAGCCGGGCGCGTCATCACTCCCAAAATGGAGAAGATCATCCGCGGCGTTTTGCGCGTGTTGTAA
- a CDS encoding phosphatidylglycerophosphate synthase has protein sequence MEKLDIKPKIEFSDRMRIWFKWFLDPVAAFFNRIGLTPNTMTLLGLAGNFAAAYFVSRGQISLGGLLMLLTTPFDALDGTMARLRGDASDWGAFVDSVTDRYSELAILGGLLVHFSTIGDGLSAIATFAAAAGTVLVSYVKARAEAVGFSAKVGFLTRVERYLVLGPLLLFNQPVIAAWFIAVFANFTALQRIFFVRAQARERKETPGNRG, from the coding sequence TTGGAGAAACTGGACATCAAACCCAAAATCGAATTCAGCGACCGCATGAGGATCTGGTTCAAGTGGTTTCTCGACCCCGTGGCCGCGTTCTTCAACCGCATCGGGCTGACTCCCAACACGATGACGCTGCTCGGCCTGGCGGGGAATTTCGCCGCCGCGTATTTCGTCTCGCGCGGACAGATCAGCCTAGGCGGGCTGCTGATGCTTCTTACTACGCCGTTCGACGCGCTGGACGGGACGATGGCGCGCCTGCGCGGCGACGCCAGCGATTGGGGCGCCTTCGTGGATTCGGTGACGGATCGCTATTCAGAACTGGCCATCCTCGGCGGGCTGCTGGTCCATTTCTCGACCATCGGCGACGGGCTGTCTGCCATTGCCACGTTCGCGGCCGCAGCCGGGACGGTGCTGGTCTCGTACGTCAAGGCCCGCGCCGAGGCAGTGGGATTCTCGGCCAAAGTCGGCTTCCTGACGCGCGTCGAGCGCTACCTGGTGTTGGGCCCGCTGCTGCTGTTCAACCAGCCCGTCATCGCGGCCTGGTTCATCGCCGTCTTCGCCAATTTCACCGCCTTGCAGAGGATATTTTTCGTCCGCGCGCAGGCGCGGGAGCGAAAGGAGACGCCGGGAAACCGGGGGTAG